One Bacillus sp. 1780r2a1 DNA segment encodes these proteins:
- a CDS encoding conserved virulence factor C family protein: MKIKSIEPTPSPNTMKINLNEVLPGGKSNNYNKDNSHEAPAVIQEIMKVEGVKGVYHVADFLAVERNAKYDWKQILPQVRAAFGEDVQGEAENQQINEHYGEVSVAVQLFKNVPMQVKLTDGTEEKRFGLPERFAKAVAEVQQFASNVVLERKWKEQGVRYGELQAIGEDVVEELSAAYPEERLNRLVQLAKQEESGEQVVKPREAYKVTQEMLDEEEWTVRYAHLEQMNPTEEDLPVLNKALDDEKASIRRLATVYLGMIESKEVLPFLYKALKDKSVTVRRTAGDCMSDLGFEEGIVAMCEALQDKSKLVRWRAAMFLYEVGNDTALPALKAAENDPEFEVDLQIKLAIERIEGGEEAKGSVWKQMTESRKG; this comes from the coding sequence ATGAAGATTAAATCAATTGAACCCACACCAAGTCCGAATACAATGAAAATCAACTTAAATGAAGTGTTGCCTGGAGGAAAAAGCAACAACTACAATAAAGATAATAGTCATGAAGCCCCAGCAGTTATTCAAGAAATCATGAAAGTTGAAGGTGTAAAAGGTGTATATCACGTTGCTGATTTCTTAGCAGTTGAGCGTAATGCAAAATATGATTGGAAGCAAATTTTACCTCAGGTTCGCGCAGCTTTTGGAGAAGACGTACAGGGTGAGGCTGAAAATCAGCAGATTAATGAACATTACGGAGAAGTAAGCGTAGCTGTTCAGCTATTTAAAAATGTTCCTATGCAAGTAAAGTTAACGGACGGAACAGAGGAGAAGCGATTCGGTCTTCCAGAACGGTTTGCAAAAGCGGTTGCTGAGGTTCAGCAATTTGCATCAAACGTTGTATTAGAGCGTAAATGGAAAGAGCAAGGCGTTCGCTACGGTGAACTACAAGCAATTGGAGAAGATGTTGTAGAAGAGTTATCAGCGGCCTATCCTGAGGAGCGTTTGAATCGACTTGTCCAGCTTGCAAAGCAAGAAGAAAGTGGAGAGCAAGTTGTAAAGCCACGCGAAGCCTATAAAGTAACACAAGAAATGTTAGATGAAGAAGAATGGACAGTTCGTTATGCTCATTTAGAGCAAATGAATCCTACAGAGGAGGATTTACCCGTACTGAATAAAGCACTTGATGATGAAAAAGCATCCATCCGTCGCTTAGCAACTGTCTATCTTGGAATGATTGAATCGAAAGAAGTCCTTCCATTTTTGTATAAAGCTTTAAAAGATAAGTCTGTCACGGTTCGTCGTACTGCAGGAGACTGTATGTCCGATTTAGGATTTGAAGAAGGAATTGTTGCGATGTGTGAAGCACTGCAAGATAAAAGTAAGCTTGTACGCTGGAGAGCAGCGATGTTTTTATACGAGGTAGGAAACGATACAGCATTACCAGCTTTAAAAGCAGCTGAAAATGACCCAGAGTTTGAGGTCGATTTACAAATTAAACTAGCAATTGAACGAATTGAAGGCGGAGAAGAAGCCAAAGGCTCCGTTTGGAAACAAATGACGGAAAGTCGTAAAGGGTAA